Proteins encoded within one genomic window of Kaistia algarum:
- a CDS encoding nitroreductase family protein, with protein MTDMLTLLKTRRSIPAVNIVEPGPSATQIEELLTIAARVPDHGKLTPWRFILFRGAARTEAGEATAALLARRRPDADPKLIEIERARFTRSPLVVAVVSRAAPHVKIAEWEQLMSAGAAAMNLVVAANAMGFAAQWLTEWVTYDEEARAILGLVPEERLVGLVHIGTPNIPPFERPRPALAEIVTDWQPVSA; from the coding sequence ATGACTGATATGCTGACGCTTCTGAAGACGCGCCGCTCGATTCCTGCCGTGAACATCGTCGAGCCGGGGCCGAGCGCAACGCAGATCGAGGAACTCCTGACGATCGCGGCCCGCGTGCCCGATCATGGCAAGCTGACGCCCTGGCGCTTCATCCTGTTTCGCGGCGCGGCGCGCACCGAGGCGGGGGAGGCGACGGCGGCTCTGCTTGCCCGCCGCCGTCCGGACGCCGATCCGAAGCTGATCGAGATCGAGCGCGCGCGCTTCACCCGCTCGCCGCTCGTGGTCGCCGTCGTCAGCCGCGCCGCCCCACATGTGAAGATCGCCGAATGGGAGCAATTGATGTCGGCCGGCGCGGCGGCGATGAACCTCGTCGTCGCGGCCAACGCGATGGGCTTCGCCGCGCAATGGCTGACCGAATGGGTCACCTATGACGAGGAAGCCCGCGCCATCCTTGGTCTTGTTCCGGAAGAGCGGCTGGTCGGCCTTGTCCATATCGGCACGCCGAACATCCCTCCCTTCGAGCGGCCACGCCCGGCGCTGGCGGAAATCGTCACGGATTGGCAGCCGGTGTCCGCGTGA
- a CDS encoding DUF2336 domain-containing protein has protein sequence MIVRQFLEWMETASVERRAEAAHAMARAFLHSEVEATVRDGMEAALTVLLDDPAIEVRYALADVFAADPRAPRHIILTLAGDQFDIAGLILSCSPVLIDGELVDIVAAADGARQAAVASRLPLSASVAAAVAEVGEVEACRALLDNPDAAIASISLVRLADRFGEDAAIRDRLLARRDLPADSRQRLIRDVSDRLGALVSGRDWIAPERARRVTREACERATISIAAETAEAELAPLAEHLRVTGQLTTALLLRAICAGNAAFLGAALAILARMPERRVMAILAGGRNPALRAIFGRAGLPSSAHGAFIAAIDVVRDSEASGSTNSRLSLARRTVEAVLARYDEMTAGESGELAAMLRRFAAEEARAGARAIAQSYSSAA, from the coding sequence ATGATCGTTCGGCAGTTTCTGGAATGGATGGAGACCGCGTCGGTCGAGCGGCGCGCCGAGGCGGCGCATGCCATGGCCCGCGCCTTTCTGCATTCCGAAGTCGAGGCTACGGTTCGCGACGGAATGGAGGCGGCGCTTACGGTGCTGCTCGATGATCCGGCCATCGAGGTTCGCTATGCCCTGGCCGATGTCTTTGCTGCCGATCCCCGTGCGCCTCGCCACATCATCCTGACATTGGCCGGTGACCAGTTCGATATCGCCGGACTGATCCTCTCCTGCTCGCCGGTCCTCATCGATGGGGAACTGGTCGATATCGTCGCCGCGGCGGATGGCGCCAGGCAGGCCGCGGTCGCCTCGCGTCTGCCGCTGTCGGCTTCCGTGGCCGCCGCGGTGGCCGAAGTCGGCGAGGTGGAGGCTTGCCGTGCCCTGCTCGACAATCCCGATGCCGCGATCGCATCGATCAGCCTTGTGCGTCTGGCGGACCGCTTCGGCGAGGATGCCGCCATTCGTGATCGGTTGCTGGCGCGGCGCGACCTGCCGGCCGATAGCCGACAGCGACTGATCCGCGACGTCAGCGACAGGCTTGGCGCGCTGGTGTCGGGCCGCGACTGGATCGCGCCGGAGCGCGCCCGCCGGGTGACGCGGGAGGCCTGCGAGCGGGCGACGATCTCGATCGCTGCCGAGACTGCCGAGGCTGAACTCGCGCCGCTTGCCGAGCATCTGCGCGTGACCGGCCAACTCACGACCGCCCTGCTGCTCCGCGCCATCTGCGCCGGCAATGCAGCCTTCCTCGGCGCGGCGCTCGCCATTCTGGCGCGCATGCCCGAGCGTCGGGTCATGGCCATCCTCGCGGGTGGCCGCAATCCGGCGCTCCGGGCGATATTCGGCCGAGCCGGCCTCCCAAGCTCCGCCCATGGCGCCTTCATCGCGGCGATCGACGTCGTGCGGGATTCCGAGGCATCTGGATCTACTAACTCGCGCCTCAGCCTCGCTCGGCGAACCGTCGAGGCCGTGCTGGCGCGCTATGACGAGATGACCGCCGGGGAGAGCGGCGAACTCGCCGCGATGCTGCGCCGGTTCGCGGCGGAAGAGGCGCGAGCGGGCGCCCGTGCTATCGCGCAGTCCTATAGTTCGGCGGCTTAA
- a CDS encoding NAD kinase, translated as MASDSRARAAIAFIASSAPEAVQAEERLRHLYESVDPENADIIVALGGDGLMLQTLHRFMNSGKPIYGMNRGSVGFLMNEFREENLRERVAAAIASTLHPLRMDALDASGNEHQAFAINEVSLFRQSYQTAKLRIFIDGQLQLEELSGDGVLVATPAGSTAYNLSAHGPILPIHAPLLALTPISAFRPRLWRGALIPDRVTVRFEVVEPEKRPVNAVADHTEVKSVLSISVKQDRRAHSTILFDPGHSWDDRILAEQFRY; from the coding sequence ATGGCGTCCGATTCGCGAGCGAGGGCGGCGATTGCCTTCATCGCCAGCAGCGCCCCGGAAGCCGTTCAGGCGGAAGAGCGGCTGAGACACCTCTATGAATCGGTCGACCCTGAAAACGCCGACATCATCGTCGCGCTCGGCGGCGACGGCCTCATGCTTCAAACGCTGCACCGCTTCATGAATTCGGGCAAGCCGATCTATGGCATGAATCGCGGTTCGGTCGGCTTCCTGATGAACGAGTTCCGCGAGGAGAATTTGCGCGAACGCGTCGCCGCGGCAATCGCTTCGACGCTGCATCCGCTGCGCATGGACGCGCTTGACGCCAGCGGCAACGAACATCAGGCCTTTGCGATCAACGAGGTGTCGCTCTTCCGCCAATCCTACCAGACAGCGAAGCTGCGCATCTTCATCGACGGGCAGCTGCAGCTCGAGGAGCTATCCGGCGATGGCGTGCTGGTCGCGACGCCGGCGGGCTCCACGGCCTATAATCTCTCGGCCCATGGCCCGATCCTGCCGATCCACGCCCCTCTGCTCGCTCTGACGCCGATAAGCGCCTTCCGGCCCCGGCTTTGGCGCGGCGCGCTGATACCAGACCGCGTCACCGTGCGCTTCGAGGTGGTCGAGCCGGAGAAGCGTCCGGTCAACGCCGTTGCCGACCATACCGAAGTGAAATCGGTGCTCTCGATCTCCGTGAAGCAGGACCGGCGCGCCCATAGCACGATCCTGTTCGACCCAGGCCATAGCTGGGACGACCGGATCCTGGCCGAGCAGTTCCGGTATTAA
- a CDS encoding fumarylacetoacetate hydrolase family protein, producing the protein MSNPDFVLSLPPTPSLPIEGVSARFPIHRIYCVGRNYAAHAREMGGDPNREPPFFFQKNPDDIVPPGSPVPYPPLTQDLHHEVELVVALSKGGSDIDPDEALSHVYGYAVGLDLTRRDVQAEAKKAARPWATAKAFAASAPTGPIQPAARIGHPASGRITASVGGELRQDGDLADMIWPVPDIIAYLSRWFVLAPGDLIFTGTPAGVGGLQRGDVVEASIEGIGTLRTAIV; encoded by the coding sequence ATGTCCAATCCCGACTTCGTCCTCTCCCTCCCGCCGACCCCCTCGCTGCCGATCGAAGGCGTCTCCGCACGTTTTCCGATCCACCGTATCTATTGCGTCGGGCGAAACTACGCGGCGCATGCGCGCGAAATGGGCGGCGACCCCAACCGCGAACCGCCCTTCTTCTTCCAGAAGAACCCCGACGACATCGTGCCGCCCGGCTCCCCCGTGCCCTATCCGCCGCTGACGCAGGATTTGCATCACGAGGTCGAGTTGGTCGTCGCGCTTTCGAAGGGCGGCAGCGATATCGACCCGGATGAAGCGCTCAGCCATGTCTATGGCTACGCCGTCGGACTGGATCTGACGCGCCGTGACGTTCAGGCCGAAGCCAAGAAGGCGGCGAGGCCCTGGGCGACGGCCAAGGCTTTCGCGGCTTCGGCGCCAACGGGTCCGATCCAGCCGGCCGCGCGTATCGGCCACCCGGCATCCGGGCGCATCACCGCCTCGGTTGGCGGCGAACTGCGCCAGGATGGCGACCTCGCCGACATGATCTGGCCGGTGCCCGACATCATCGCCTATCTGTCGCGCTGGTTCGTGCTGGCGCCAGGCGACCTGATCTTTACCGGCACGCCGGCCGGCGTCGGCGGTCTCCAGCGCGGCGATGTGGTCGAGGCGTCGATCGAGGGCATCGGCACGCTCAGAACTGCGATCGTCTAG